From one Rhizobium sp. CIAT894 genomic stretch:
- the lptG gene encoding LPS export ABC transporter permease LptG, whose amino-acid sequence MMFGTLSRYFFRRYLVTMGWFLIGVSAISFLLDFSETAGRMSGLPGYTIGGGILMTAVRLPLILQQTVPFIALFVGMTVLIGLNRKYELVVTRAAGISVWQFMSPFIAGSLLLGILTMTALNPLAAWGQRQALLVESDWRGENAVLRKAPQIPWLRQISGRDDVIIGAHTVQENGTKLIDAVLIHFDSSGQVILRQDAATAKLEDGYWQLNNVVERKPGEIPVRKASVQLRTNLKQDFVQERLTAPETIGFFDLSNRIAAAKSFGISTKALETQFNSLLSQPLLLVAMTFIAATVSLKFSRFNQSRSVILGGILSGFVLYVITVLVKAFGSSGVVPPFVATWIPVVVALALGATILLHQEDG is encoded by the coding sequence ATGATGTTCGGGACATTGTCGCGTTATTTCTTTCGCCGCTATCTGGTGACGATGGGCTGGTTCCTGATCGGCGTCTCGGCGATTTCCTTCCTTCTCGATTTCAGCGAGACGGCGGGCCGCATGTCCGGCCTGCCCGGCTATACGATCGGCGGCGGCATCCTGATGACCGCCGTGCGCCTGCCGCTAATCCTGCAGCAGACGGTCCCCTTCATCGCGCTGTTCGTCGGCATGACGGTGCTGATCGGGCTCAACCGCAAATATGAACTCGTCGTCACGCGCGCAGCCGGCATTTCGGTCTGGCAGTTCATGTCCCCCTTCATCGCCGGCTCGCTGCTGCTCGGCATACTGACGATGACGGCGCTCAACCCGCTTGCCGCCTGGGGACAGCGCCAGGCGCTGCTCGTCGAATCCGACTGGCGCGGCGAGAACGCGGTTCTGCGCAAGGCGCCGCAGATTCCGTGGCTGCGCCAGATCAGCGGCCGGGACGACGTCATCATCGGCGCCCACACGGTTCAGGAGAACGGAACCAAGCTGATCGACGCCGTGCTGATCCATTTCGATTCAAGCGGTCAGGTCATTCTGAGACAGGATGCCGCGACGGCGAAATTGGAAGATGGTTACTGGCAACTTAACAACGTTGTCGAGCGCAAGCCTGGCGAAATCCCCGTGCGTAAAGCTTCGGTTCAACTTCGCACCAATCTGAAACAGGACTTCGTCCAGGAGCGGCTGACGGCGCCGGAAACAATTGGTTTCTTTGACCTTTCCAACCGCATTGCCGCGGCCAAATCCTTCGGCATCTCGACCAAGGCGCTGGAGACGCAATTCAACTCCTTGTTGTCCCAGCCACTGCTGCTGGTGGCGATGACTTTCATTGCTGCAACAGTGTCCCTAAAATTTAGCCGGTTCAACCAATCCCGCTCCGTGATTCTGGGTGGCATCCTTTCGGGCTTCGTGCTTTATGTCATCACCGTGCTTGTAAAGGCATTCGGAAGCAGCGGAGTCGTGCCCCCCTTCGTGGCGACGTGGATACCGGTGGTCGTCGCGCTGGCCTTGGGTGCGACTATTCTGCTTCATCAGGAGGACGGCTAG
- a CDS encoding LPS-assembly protein LptD has translation MAAGDRKYFSKQLVALLVSAASCSYFGSAPASYGQASAPEQNIAKKIPEEAKLLLSANELVYNRDADLVSAVGGVQINYGGYKMVAQKVEYNQKTGRMMALGNVEMVSPDGNRIYADNLDVTDNFSDGFLNSLRIETTDNTRIVAESGERVGGTKMILNKGVYTACLPCAEDPKRAPFWQVKAKRVIQNGVTHTIRLESARFELLGYPIAFLPFIEVPDNTVKRKSGFLFPTMSLSQNLGFGLSIPYYYVISPSMDATVTTTGYTAQGFLVEGEFRQRFENGTHILRVAGIDQAKPDNFSSGTSDAEASRRGMVASKAEFRINPRWTFGWDVMVQSDNNFSKTYKLRDLTGTDHTNQIYLTGLGKRNYFDMRAFYFDVQDADRTNTAEKQQAIVYPSLDYHYVAPQPLAGGELSADVNLTNISRTHDDFYTVDGFDRFRGLKGQTSRLTGELEWKRTYVTPTGLVITPLLAARGDAFALNMNDPTGYAGNYLDDNSATRSMFTAGLEMRYPILMTTENSTHILEPIAQIYARPDEQLAGRLPNEDAQSFVFDATSLFDRDKFSGYDRVEGGTRANVGVQYTGTFDSGYKLHGIFGQSYQIAGQNSFATDDLVNVGADSGLETTRSDYVGLGGVETPYGVSVTASYRLDEKDFEFRRGDLTTAYQNDTFQTQVTYTHLSAQPAYGFAEDNDEIQTNSKIKFKDYWSIFGGIAWDLNNDVLSRRTLGLTYEDECTIFTIAYTDTRDSDDETASDWTIGARLTFRTLGDIKIGTNTLE, from the coding sequence GTGGCGGCAGGCGACCGCAAGTATTTTAGTAAACAGTTGGTTGCCCTGCTTGTCAGTGCGGCTTCATGTTCCTATTTCGGCAGCGCTCCGGCCTCCTACGGCCAGGCCAGCGCGCCCGAACAAAATATAGCGAAGAAGATTCCTGAAGAGGCCAAGCTTCTGCTTTCGGCCAATGAACTCGTCTATAACCGTGACGCCGACCTGGTGTCGGCGGTCGGTGGTGTGCAGATCAATTATGGCGGCTATAAAATGGTCGCGCAGAAGGTCGAGTACAATCAGAAGACCGGCCGGATGATGGCGCTCGGCAATGTCGAGATGGTCAGCCCGGACGGCAACCGCATCTATGCCGACAACCTTGACGTGACCGACAATTTTTCCGACGGTTTCCTCAACTCGCTGCGCATCGAAACCACCGACAATACGCGTATCGTCGCCGAAAGCGGCGAGCGCGTCGGCGGCACGAAGATGATTCTCAACAAGGGCGTCTACACCGCCTGTCTTCCTTGCGCCGAAGATCCGAAGCGTGCGCCATTCTGGCAGGTCAAGGCCAAGCGCGTGATCCAGAACGGCGTGACGCATACGATCCGTCTGGAAAGTGCGCGCTTCGAGCTGCTCGGCTATCCGATCGCCTTCCTGCCGTTCATCGAGGTTCCCGACAATACGGTGAAGCGCAAGTCGGGCTTTCTCTTCCCGACGATGAGCCTGTCGCAGAACCTCGGATTCGGCCTTTCCATTCCTTATTATTACGTGATCTCGCCGAGCATGGACGCGACGGTCACCACCACCGGCTACACCGCCCAGGGCTTCCTCGTCGAAGGCGAGTTCCGCCAGCGCTTCGAAAACGGCACGCATATCCTGCGCGTCGCCGGCATCGACCAGGCAAAGCCGGACAATTTCAGCTCGGGCACCAGCGATGCCGAAGCCAGCCGGCGTGGCATGGTGGCGTCGAAGGCCGAATTCCGTATCAATCCGCGCTGGACGTTCGGCTGGGACGTCATGGTGCAGAGCGACAACAATTTCTCGAAGACGTACAAGCTGCGGGACCTGACCGGCACGGATCACACCAACCAGATTTACCTGACAGGGCTTGGGAAACGCAATTATTTCGACATGCGGGCGTTCTATTTCGACGTCCAGGATGCCGACCGGACGAACACGGCCGAAAAGCAGCAGGCGATCGTCTATCCGTCGCTCGACTATCACTATGTGGCGCCGCAGCCGCTTGCAGGCGGCGAGCTTTCGGCCGACGTCAACCTGACCAATATTTCGCGCACCCATGACGACTTCTACACCGTCGACGGCTTCGACCGCTTTCGCGGCCTGAAGGGCCAGACCTCGCGCCTGACCGGTGAATTGGAGTGGAAGCGCACCTATGTCACACCGACCGGCCTGGTGATCACGCCGTTGCTGGCCGCGCGCGGCGATGCTTTCGCGCTTAACATGAACGACCCGACAGGTTACGCCGGCAATTATCTCGACGACAATTCCGCTACCCGCTCGATGTTCACGGCCGGGCTGGAGATGCGTTATCCGATCCTGATGACGACGGAGAACAGCACCCATATCCTCGAGCCGATCGCGCAGATCTATGCCCGCCCAGACGAGCAGCTCGCCGGCCGCCTGCCGAACGAGGATGCGCAGAGCTTCGTCTTCGACGCCACGTCGCTGTTCGACCGCGATAAATTCTCGGGCTACGACCGCGTCGAAGGCGGCACCCGCGCCAATGTCGGCGTCCAGTATACCGGCACGTTCGACAGCGGCTACAAGCTGCACGGCATCTTCGGCCAATCCTACCAGATTGCCGGCCAGAACTCGTTCGCGACCGACGACCTCGTCAATGTCGGCGCAGATTCCGGCCTTGAAACCACGCGCTCCGATTATGTCGGCCTCGGCGGCGTCGAGACGCCCTACGGCGTTTCGGTGACGGCCTCCTATCGTCTCGACGAGAAGGATTTCGAGTTCCGCCGCGGTGACCTGACGACGGCCTACCAGAACGACACCTTCCAGACGCAGGTGACCTACACCCATCTCAGCGCCCAGCCGGCATATGGCTTTGCCGAGGACAACGACGAGATCCAGACCAACAGTAAGATCAAGTTCAAGGATTATTGGTCGATCTTCGGCGGCATCGCCTGGGATTTGAACAATGACGTGCTCAGCCGCCGGACGCTCGGTCTCACCTACGAAGACGAATGCACGATCTTCACGATCGCCTATACGGATACAAGGGACTCCGACGACGAAACGGCAAGTGACTGGACGATCGGCGCACGGCTGACCTTCCGGACGCTCGGCGACATCAAGATCGGCACAA
- a CDS encoding leucyl aminopeptidase, with protein MSAKFEISFSKSAKLSGGLAILLKTADADSPAGADTVDPAGVIAKAARIARFSAKSMSVLDIVAPEGASVERIVVIGLGKTAGLTPHDWLKAGGAAAAKIKNTDKAAVFIDVPGLETSARAAADFALGLLLRAYSFDTYKTKKGDDEEKPAKSVKVTIVTADPAGAKAAFADSEAIAGGVNLARDLVNEPPNVLGPVEFAAKAKELEKLGVEVEILTEKEMRRLGMGALLGVAQGSVRPPRLAVMQWKGGRAKDRPIAFIGKGVVFDTGGISIKPAAGMEDMKGDMGGAAAVTGLMHVLASRKAAVNAVGIIGLVENMPDGNAQRPGDIVTSMSGQTIEVINTDAEGRLVLCDALWYCNDRFNPQFMINLATLTGAIVVALGNVHAGLFSNDDQLSARLTAAGLSTNEKLWRMPLGKDYDKLIDSKFADMKNTGGRQAGSITAAHFLKRFVQDTPWAHLDIAGTAMGSPQDEINQSWGSGFGVRLLDELVRAHYEA; from the coding sequence ATGTCAGCAAAGTTCGAAATTTCATTCTCAAAGTCGGCAAAGCTCAGTGGAGGCCTGGCGATCTTGTTGAAGACCGCAGACGCCGACAGTCCTGCGGGCGCCGACACAGTCGATCCGGCCGGCGTGATCGCCAAGGCTGCCAGGATCGCCCGATTCTCCGCGAAATCTATGAGCGTTCTCGATATTGTCGCCCCGGAAGGCGCCTCCGTCGAGCGCATCGTCGTTATCGGGCTTGGCAAGACCGCCGGCCTCACCCCCCATGATTGGCTGAAGGCCGGCGGCGCTGCGGCGGCGAAAATCAAGAATACCGACAAGGCCGCCGTCTTCATCGACGTGCCCGGCCTAGAGACGAGCGCGCGGGCCGCCGCCGATTTCGCCCTCGGCCTGCTGCTGCGCGCCTATAGCTTCGATACCTATAAGACGAAGAAGGGCGACGACGAGGAGAAGCCGGCAAAATCCGTCAAGGTGACGATCGTCACCGCCGATCCCGCCGGCGCCAAGGCGGCGTTTGCCGATTCCGAAGCGATCGCCGGCGGCGTCAATCTTGCCCGCGACCTCGTCAACGAGCCGCCGAACGTGCTCGGGCCTGTCGAGTTCGCCGCCAAGGCGAAAGAGTTGGAAAAACTCGGCGTCGAGGTGGAGATCCTGACCGAGAAGGAGATGCGCCGCCTCGGCATGGGCGCCCTTCTCGGCGTCGCCCAGGGCTCAGTGCGTCCGCCGCGCCTGGCGGTCATGCAGTGGAAGGGCGGCAGGGCCAAGGATCGTCCCATCGCCTTCATCGGCAAGGGCGTCGTTTTCGATACCGGCGGCATTTCGATCAAGCCGGCCGCGGGCATGGAGGACATGAAGGGCGATATGGGTGGTGCGGCAGCCGTCACCGGCCTTATGCATGTGCTCGCCTCCCGCAAGGCCGCCGTCAACGCCGTCGGCATTATCGGCCTGGTCGAGAACATGCCTGACGGCAACGCCCAGCGTCCGGGCGACATCGTCACCTCGATGTCCGGCCAGACGATCGAGGTGATCAATACCGATGCCGAAGGCCGCCTCGTGCTTTGCGATGCCCTTTGGTACTGCAACGATCGTTTCAATCCGCAGTTCATGATCAATCTCGCCACGCTGACCGGCGCAATCGTCGTGGCGCTCGGCAATGTCCATGCCGGCCTGTTCTCCAATGACGATCAGCTTTCCGCCCGGCTGACGGCAGCCGGCCTTTCCACCAACGAGAAGCTCTGGCGCATGCCGCTCGGTAAGGACTACGACAAGCTGATCGACAGCAAGTTCGCCGACATGAAGAACACCGGCGGCCGGCAGGCCGGCTCGATCACCGCGGCGCATTTCCTCAAGCGCTTCGTACAGGATACGCCCTGGGCGCATCTCGATATCGCCGGCACGGCGATGGGCTCGCCGCAGGATGAGATCAACCAGTCCTGGGGTTCCGGTTTCGGCGTGCGCCTGCTCGACGAACTCGTTCGCGCCCATTATGAAGCCTGA
- a CDS encoding Gfo/Idh/MocA family oxidoreductase, which translates to MSPINLAIVGVGKIVRDQHLPAIAKNPDFKLVATASRHGTVEGINSYTTIEAMLDAEPSIDAVSLCMPPQYRYEAAYKALVAGKHVFLEKPPGATLSEVADLEALASKQGASLFASWHSRYAPAVEAAKAFLAATTIKSVHVIWKEDVRHWHPNQDWIWQAGGLGVFDPGINALSIVTHILPRQIFITGAVLEFPENRDAPIAADIRFQDAGGLPVHAEFDWRQTGKQSWDIVAETAAGQMVLAEGGAKLSVDGTLTFAEPEQEYPSLYRRFAEIIKAGKSDVDLAPLRHVADAFMLGKRKFVEAFHD; encoded by the coding sequence ATGTCTCCAATCAACCTCGCCATCGTCGGCGTCGGCAAGATCGTCCGCGACCAGCACCTTCCTGCCATCGCCAAGAACCCGGATTTCAAGCTCGTCGCTACGGCAAGCCGCCACGGCACCGTCGAAGGCATCAACAGCTATACGACGATCGAAGCGATGCTCGACGCCGAGCCTTCCATCGATGCCGTCTCGCTCTGCATGCCGCCGCAATATCGTTACGAGGCCGCCTATAAGGCGCTCGTCGCCGGCAAGCATGTCTTCCTGGAAAAACCGCCCGGCGCAACGCTGAGCGAAGTGGCCGATCTCGAGGCGCTTGCGAGCAAGCAGGGCGCCTCGCTCTTTGCCAGCTGGCATTCGCGTTATGCGCCGGCCGTCGAAGCCGCCAAGGCGTTTCTTGCCGCGACGACGATCAAAAGCGTGCATGTGATCTGGAAGGAGGATGTCCGCCATTGGCATCCGAACCAGGACTGGATCTGGCAGGCCGGCGGTCTCGGTGTTTTCGATCCCGGCATCAACGCGCTGTCGATCGTCACCCACATCCTGCCGCGGCAGATCTTCATCACGGGAGCCGTGCTCGAATTCCCTGAAAACCGCGATGCGCCGATCGCCGCCGACATTCGCTTCCAGGATGCCGGCGGCCTGCCCGTTCATGCCGAATTCGACTGGCGCCAGACCGGCAAACAGAGCTGGGACATCGTTGCGGAAACGGCGGCCGGCCAGATGGTTCTCGCCGAGGGCGGCGCCAAGCTTTCGGTGGACGGCACGCTGACCTTCGCCGAGCCGGAACAGGAATATCCCTCGCTCTACCGTCGCTTCGCCGAAATCATCAAGGCCGGCAAATCGGATGTCGATCTCGCGCCGCTGCGGCACGTCGCCGACGCCTTCATGCTCGGCAAGCGCAAGTTCGTCGAGGCGTTCCACGACTGA
- the lptF gene encoding LPS export ABC transporter permease LptF — protein sequence MKLLETYILRRVGQMFLVALLPVLAIIWTTQVLQRINLVTDSGQSIGSFAKLATMILPSIIPVVLPFALVIAITQTLTTMNNDSELTVIDAAGARRSVLIRPILLLAAVVSVFSFFVDNVVEPRAKTVVRQMIAETYADLLSSVIEEKTFRKLDEGLYVQISKRMAGRMLKGLFVADERDPAYELIYYAKEGAVDDTGTTLIMHQGEVHRKTPDGNVSVINFDSYSFDLSDMTENRGQATLRASDRDLWFLINPDPADKDYTIRPQSYRAELHRRLTDWILPIVFALFSLAIAGDARSHREARLHPMVSALAYAFALRWAAFYAANQIDTDPEYIVVLYAIPIVSSIVSIVFLGLHKRLAMPSFVRDRMSSFWRRMQERLLAATGRTGRDAAQ from the coding sequence ATGAAACTACTCGAGACATACATATTGCGGCGCGTCGGCCAGATGTTTCTCGTGGCGCTCCTGCCCGTTCTGGCGATCATCTGGACGACTCAGGTTCTGCAGCGAATCAACCTGGTCACCGACAGCGGCCAGTCGATCGGCTCGTTCGCCAAGCTCGCGACGATGATCCTGCCGTCGATCATTCCCGTCGTGCTGCCCTTTGCCCTCGTCATCGCGATCACCCAGACGTTGACGACGATGAACAACGATTCCGAGCTGACCGTCATCGACGCGGCCGGGGCGCGGCGCAGCGTGCTGATCCGCCCGATCCTGCTGCTTGCCGCCGTCGTCAGCGTGTTTTCCTTCTTCGTCGACAACGTCGTCGAGCCGCGCGCAAAGACCGTCGTGCGCCAGATGATCGCCGAGACCTATGCCGACCTGCTGTCTTCGGTGATCGAAGAAAAGACCTTCCGCAAGCTTGATGAAGGCCTTTATGTGCAGATCTCGAAGCGGATGGCCGGCCGCATGCTGAAGGGCCTTTTCGTCGCCGACGAGCGCGACCCGGCCTACGAGCTGATCTATTATGCGAAGGAAGGCGCCGTCGACGATACGGGCACGACGCTGATCATGCATCAGGGCGAAGTGCACCGCAAAACGCCGGACGGCAACGTCTCGGTGATCAATTTCGATTCCTACTCCTTCGACCTCTCCGATATGACCGAAAATCGCGGCCAGGCGACGCTGCGCGCCAGCGACCGTGACCTGTGGTTCCTGATCAATCCGGATCCGGCCGACAAGGACTATACGATCCGGCCGCAGAGCTACCGCGCCGAACTGCACCGCCGGCTGACGGACTGGATCCTGCCTATCGTCTTTGCGCTGTTTTCGCTGGCGATCGCCGGCGATGCGCGCTCGCACCGCGAAGCGCGGCTGCATCCGATGGTGAGCGCGCTCGCCTATGCCTTCGCGCTCAGATGGGCGGCCTTCTACGCGGCCAACCAGATCGACACCGACCCTGAATATATCGTCGTTCTCTATGCCATACCGATCGTCAGCAGCATCGTCTCGATCGTCTTCCTCGGCCTGCACAAACGACTGGCCATGCCTTCGTTCGTTCGCGACCGGATGTCGTCTTTCTGGAGACGGATGCAGGAAAGGCTGCTTGCAGCTACCGGCAGGACCGGCAGGGATGCCGCCCAATGA
- a CDS encoding DNA polymerase III subunit chi produces the protein MTDVLFYHLTETRLEDALPPLIDKSVERGWRVAVQTREPARRDALDAHLWTFREESFLPHGIDEGDFAESQPVLLTVTSGNANAATVRFIIDGAEPPPVEAYERIVFMFDGHDQEQLEAARAQWKKLKGEGHNLTYWQQTPEGRWEKKA, from the coding sequence ATGACGGACGTTCTTTTCTATCATCTGACCGAAACCAGGCTGGAAGACGCGCTTCCACCGCTGATCGACAAAAGCGTCGAGCGCGGCTGGCGCGTTGCCGTCCAGACGCGTGAGCCGGCGCGGCGCGATGCTCTCGACGCGCATCTTTGGACTTTCCGCGAGGAGAGCTTCCTGCCGCACGGCATCGACGAGGGCGATTTCGCCGAAAGCCAGCCGGTGCTTTTGACGGTGACGTCAGGCAATGCCAATGCGGCGACCGTGCGTTTCATCATCGACGGCGCCGAGCCACCGCCGGTCGAGGCCTATGAGCGCATCGTCTTCATGTTCGACGGTCACGACCAGGAGCAACTTGAGGCCGCCCGCGCGCAGTGGAAGAAGCTGAAAGGCGAGGGACATAACCTCACCTATTGGCAGCAGACCCCGGAAGGGCGGTGGGAGAAGAAGGCCTGA
- a CDS encoding prolyl oligopeptidase family serine peptidase: protein MNLHLETDDDPRTRQFIDEHNALSDAALRTPQFGEDRDAIKALIERQDRLIVPMRRGAWLFDFRQSKDNPLGVWLRLPAGLAPLPDAAWEPVFDLDAFCVGEGKRWNWRGAVTCPWEPTRVLLTLSDGGSDLLRLLEFDAERKQIVEGGFDTPAARSHATWLSRDEICYFGSIDRYSATRSGWPRVGRRLKRGQRPEEAAIMFEAADEDVYGFNLIIDPALSGASANAGLIDIFVAAHEIGVSSAFLIGNDGARRRIDLPEEADFQFNHDHCLWRAKTDERVATGSLVLQRFDPTSETAVLGPERILFQPGEGQSISQMMLMRQWCVFIISDRLRPRLLVLDLTKPDAEQREIALPTDMQTAYFRPLHADLHLGDDTLYIVGQGFLQPPACYRLELSDRSREPGPIFVAAAPRYFDATDMSSELLEAVSEDGTKVPYRLVLPKHWTKGALPVLLYGYGGFDVSLSPTYSGVTGRWLEQGGAYVQAYIRGGGEFGPDWYRSAKRQGRDRAFADFVAIARDLVARGYTVPSRIACQGGSNGGLLTGVMLTRYPADFGAGWCQVPVLDMTRFHLFSAGQAWMDEYGNPEIPEDRDFMLGYSPLHNIRPATEVAYPPIYIESSANDDRVHPSHARRFAARLEEAGHQPLFHEFGSGGHGGDGNSEERAARAAMGYSFLRQTIMR from the coding sequence ATGAACCTTCACCTCGAAACGGACGATGATCCGCGCACCCGCCAATTCATCGACGAACACAACGCGCTTTCCGACGCGGCATTGCGAACACCGCAATTTGGCGAAGATCGTGATGCGATCAAGGCGCTGATCGAGCGGCAGGACAGGCTGATCGTCCCGATGCGCCGCGGCGCGTGGCTGTTCGATTTCCGCCAGAGCAAGGACAATCCGCTCGGCGTCTGGCTCCGTCTGCCGGCGGGCCTGGCTCCCCTGCCCGATGCCGCCTGGGAGCCGGTGTTCGATCTCGACGCCTTCTGCGTCGGCGAAGGCAAGCGCTGGAACTGGCGCGGCGCCGTCACCTGCCCGTGGGAGCCGACGCGGGTGCTGCTCACGCTTTCGGACGGCGGCTCCGACCTTCTCCGGCTGCTCGAATTCGACGCCGAGAGGAAACAGATTGTCGAGGGCGGTTTCGATACGCCTGCCGCGCGCTCGCACGCCACTTGGCTGAGCCGCGACGAGATCTGCTATTTCGGTTCCATCGACCGATATTCGGCGACCCGCTCGGGATGGCCGCGCGTCGGGCGGCGATTGAAGCGCGGGCAGCGGCCGGAAGAGGCCGCCATCATGTTCGAGGCCGCCGACGAGGACGTCTACGGTTTCAATCTCATCATCGACCCTGCCCTGTCGGGCGCCTCGGCGAATGCCGGACTGATCGACATTTTCGTCGCCGCCCATGAGATCGGCGTCTCAAGCGCGTTCCTGATCGGCAACGACGGCGCGCGGCGGCGTATCGATCTGCCCGAGGAGGCGGATTTCCAATTCAATCACGATCATTGCCTTTGGCGGGCAAAGACCGATGAGCGCGTTGCCACCGGCAGCCTCGTGCTGCAGCGCTTCGATCCGACCTCTGAGACGGCCGTGCTCGGGCCGGAGCGGATCCTGTTTCAGCCTGGCGAGGGCCAGTCGATCTCGCAGATGATGCTGATGCGTCAGTGGTGCGTCTTCATCATCTCCGACCGGCTGCGTCCGCGCCTCCTGGTGCTGGACCTGACCAAGCCCGATGCCGAACAGCGCGAGATTGCGCTGCCGACCGACATGCAGACGGCTTATTTCAGGCCGCTGCACGCGGATCTGCACCTCGGCGACGATACGCTCTACATCGTCGGTCAGGGCTTCCTGCAGCCACCGGCCTGCTACCGGCTGGAACTCTCGGATCGCAGCAGAGAGCCCGGACCGATTTTTGTCGCGGCTGCGCCGCGTTATTTCGACGCGACGGATATGTCATCCGAACTGCTGGAAGCTGTCTCGGAAGACGGAACAAAAGTGCCCTACCGGCTGGTCCTGCCGAAGCACTGGACCAAGGGCGCTTTGCCGGTGCTGCTTTATGGCTATGGCGGCTTCGATGTCTCGCTATCGCCGACCTATTCCGGCGTAACAGGGCGCTGGTTGGAGCAAGGCGGCGCCTATGTGCAGGCCTATATCCGCGGCGGCGGCGAATTCGGGCCCGACTGGTATCGCAGCGCCAAGCGGCAGGGGCGAGACCGGGCGTTTGCCGATTTCGTCGCCATCGCCCGCGATCTCGTTGCCCGCGGCTATACCGTGCCGTCGCGGATCGCCTGCCAAGGCGGCAGCAATGGCGGCCTGCTGACCGGGGTGATGCTGACGCGTTACCCAGCGGATTTCGGCGCCGGCTGGTGCCAGGTGCCGGTGCTCGACATGACACGCTTCCACCTGTTCAGCGCGGGACAGGCCTGGATGGACGAATACGGCAATCCGGAGATACCGGAAGACCGGGATTTCATGCTCGGTTATTCGCCACTTCACAATATCAGGCCGGCAACGGAGGTTGCCTATCCGCCGATCTATATCGAAAGCTCCGCCAATGACGACCGTGTGCATCCCTCGCATGCGCGCCGCTTTGCGGCGCGGCTGGAGGAGGCAGGACACCAGCCACTCTTCCATGAATTCGGCTCCGGCGGGCATGGCGGCGACGGCAATTCCGAAGAGCGCGCCGCCCGCGCGGCGATGGGTTACAGCTTCCTTCGCCAAACTATCATGAGGTAG
- a CDS encoding phosphatase PAP2 family protein: MTVFPKNPWRSLAIRLPKTTFGAFMLLFWTWWVLLAVFRAFPAIDIYFSQLFFLATDCDATAAPGSICGGFPYRDSGNFDLLRNIFFRLPYVVAIVMAWKLIECYQQHGATFNAERANKLKVSLGTLLIGPVLLVNVILKEHWGRPRPIQTDIFGGALHFVEAGSLAGKCVSNCSFISGEAASAGWLFCLLLFVPKSLRYAVAAPVAAISILTPAMRLSFGAHYLSDVVLGWLSSLVVFAALLALTESQQHRKNSEI, translated from the coding sequence TTGACAGTTTTCCCGAAAAATCCATGGCGGAGCCTGGCAATCCGCCTGCCGAAAACGACTTTCGGCGCATTCATGCTGCTGTTCTGGACGTGGTGGGTGCTGCTTGCCGTCTTTCGCGCCTTTCCCGCGATAGACATCTATTTTTCCCAGCTTTTCTTCCTGGCCACGGATTGCGACGCGACGGCGGCCCCCGGAAGCATCTGCGGCGGCTTTCCCTATCGCGATTCCGGAAATTTCGACCTGCTGCGCAATATCTTCTTCCGGCTGCCCTATGTCGTGGCGATCGTCATGGCGTGGAAACTCATCGAATGTTACCAGCAGCATGGCGCGACCTTCAACGCCGAGCGGGCAAACAAGCTGAAAGTCTCGCTCGGAACGCTGCTGATCGGGCCGGTGCTGCTCGTCAATGTTATCCTGAAGGAACATTGGGGCCGGCCGCGGCCGATACAGACGGATATTTTCGGCGGTGCGCTGCATTTCGTCGAGGCAGGTTCGCTTGCCGGAAAATGCGTCTCGAACTGCTCGTTCATCTCGGGCGAGGCAGCGAGCGCCGGCTGGCTCTTCTGCCTTCTGCTGTTCGTTCCGAAATCCCTGCGCTATGCAGTGGCGGCCCCCGTGGCAGCGATCTCGATCCTGACGCCTGCGATGCGGCTATCCTTTGGCGCGCATTACCTTTCCGACGTCGTTCTCGGATGGCTTTCGTCGCTTGTCGTCTTCGCCGCGTTGCTGGCATTAACTGAGTCGCAACAGCATCGAAAAAATTCTGAAATTTGA